The genomic stretch CATTAAGACTTTTTGCAACAATTCGGCTCTTTTCTATATGTTgatgttttttaaatgtttcactGGAAGGAGGTTCAGGCTTGACAGAAGCATAAAGTTGATGGCAACATAGCCATTGATGTATTCTGTCTAAATTTCCACTTTGACTGTTGTTGCCCCTGCCTCCAGCCATGGGACATGTTTAATCTTTCATACTTGTTCACCTTTAATCCATTaatgttttatgtaaaaaagGTCAAACAAAGAAGCAAAGTAAATATAAGCAGATATTATTTGAAGTAGAAGTtatatgtaagaaaaaaatattacattaatatatcatatttaatttttttatagattatGCTTTCTgtgtacaaaaatttattgtttctgtgtaatttttgttatgatatttgacattttttcaaataataaaattcaaagtaaacAGGATAAACGAAGTCTGCAAACAAAAAGGACATTAAATACTCTTCCCTTAATGTATGTATTGCTGACAAAGTACACAACAATTTCAAGGTCAATACGATGGATACTCTTTGCATAGCAATTACTAATCCTTTTATGGtatcttcaatatttaaatactggTTCTATTTCGTTACATATGCTGTATATgatactttaaaatttattgcgtattcgataataaattattatataactttctgtcggaaatatctttaaaactGTGTCTATAACATTTAGTAAAACATGTATCTCATAGTTAATTCTGTTTAAccttaaatttaatatgtaatcACATATGGGTTggtgaatgaaatatttcgctaaatatttgaaacgcgAACCTAGTacctgaaataaaattaaaatgtgaaAGCCAAAAATAAACGTGTAATCCTAGTACAGTTCAAAAGTAGGAATCCAAACATTCAActgaaaaaaattacattaggAAGTGGAATGCCGcataatcgattaattaatgaGAACACATATAACAAttgataagataaaatagaaaacgtgTCATTGAGAAATgatatgttttaaatttttgtaaaacattGATCGAACACACCTTGTTAACTGTCATTTAGCGCATCTTCGTATGTACCCTAAGTACGACTTACTTTTAGATATTAAGAGTAACATACACTTGGTTGGCAAATATGTTTGTATGcaacatatgtatttaaagaaacttcgaattatatgaaaatgttttaaatcaAGTGTCTTTTAAACTTGAagtattatatcaaatatgtATTCTAGACAAGACTTTCtcaataatttattgatcgtactttgtacatacatatgtacgtaccTCGCATTATTTCGGTTCTCGAACACCGGTCAGGATATATCATGATTACGCGATATTACGAGTCGTAATCTTCTCGCCCATTTTGTCCGACGCGTCCGCTGCGAAATTCGGCGGAGATCAACGATGCGATACTAACAAACGTTCGATTGTTTGTTGTTCAAAAGGCATAAATATGCGACGACCGTTCTTACTACGAAAGCGTGAAACTATCTGCCGCTAGTTCCGCCAGGTGGCGCGCGGATCGAGATCAATTTTTTCTACTCGGATGTAGGTATACCAATAttctaacaaatatttcatggCTAGTCGCGTTCTTCACTAGGATGTCAGTTTGTTGTTGTAGTTCAAAGTGTTTACATCGTGAACATCAAAGAtgaatacgaaagaaaaagagaagtaCATCGAAGAATTTGATTTTCCCCATTGCGACGAATcttcaaaatatgaaaaagttgCGAAAATTGGGCAGGGCACCTTCGGGTaagttttatagaaaattttcactCGCTTTTAGGTTATAATCGTATACACGTGAAAAgtgtttgttattttttcatgACTGTTTTGTAGGGAGGTGTTTAAAGCTAGGGATAAAACTTGTACTAAAAAGTTCGTAGCTATGAAAAAAGTGTTAATGGACAATGAAAAAGAAGGGGTATGtacatattcaaatatttgatcgtttaacgtatatctttctatttctttttccacttcgtttatttaaacaagtatattaaatattatacggaacaatattttattattatagtataaaaacaatattttattataactttaCTTCATTTTCTATAAGGAACTTTATTAACACATTAATGACCAAACAGTATAACTTatcataatgttataaatacttaaatttctttaaattttataatattctacaaTCTACATgacaaagaaatagaagaaataatgacgaaaaaatatattaagtgAATCTTTGAAATTCCCTTTTATAGATACGTTAAACACTAATGTTAAcgtaatcatttttttttgtttacaGTTTCCTATAACTGCCTTAAGAGAGATCAGGATATTACAGTTATTAAAACATGAAAATGTAgtgaatttaatagaaatatgtagGACAAGAGGtagatatttgatattattgcgtaatatagataatatataactgaataattctgtgaaaattttcttttagcaaCTCAATATAATCGTTATCGTTCGACATTCTATCTTGTATTTGACTTTTGCGAACATGACTTGGCTGGATTATTGTCAAACGTGAATGTCAAATTTAGTTtaggagaaattaaaaaagttatgCAACAGTTGTTAAATGgtctttattatattcatagtAATAAGGTAAGCATATTTAAGTTGTATAATTAGTGAAAAAAAGATTCTATATTGTAAGTAACAactatatattaatttctatattcttttAATAGATTTTACATAGAGATATGAAGGCTGCAAATGTTTTAATTACCAAAAATGGTATATTGAAATTAGCTGACTTTGGTTTAGCTCGTGCATTTAGTGCAAATAAAAATGGTCAACCAAACCGTTATACAAACAGAGTTGTTACTCTTTGGTATAGACCACCTGAACTTTTGCTTGGTGATAGAAACTACGGTCCCCCTGTAGATTTATGGGGTGCAGGGTGCATTATGGCTGAAATGTGGACTAGGTTTGCATTTTTAAACGATACTTCTACCAATATTTATTAGTCTCTTGGCAtccttttacgttatttaattttgtaggTCACCTATAATGCAAGGAAATACAGAGCAACAACAGCTCATATTAATTTCACAGTTGTGTGGTTCTATTACAACAGAAGTATGGCCTGGAgtagaaaatttagaattatttaataaaatggacTTACCCAAAGGCCAAAAACGGAAGGTAATTACTACTTTcatttttagtaaaatatataacaagtaTCTATAAACAGTGCATTCAAAATGGACATTTCTGTACAGGTTAAGGACAGATTAAAACCATATTTAAAGGATCCTTATGCCTGTGACCTGTTGGATAGACTTTTAATACTTGATCCATCTAAAAGATTCGATTCCGATTCTGCGTTGAATCATGACTTTTTCTGGACCGATCCGATGCCTTGTGATCTCAGCAAAATGTTAGCGCAACATACGCAGAGCATGTTCGAGTACCTAGCACCACCAAGACGTCCTGGTCACATACGTCATCCTCATCATCAAGTACCTGGTGGGCCAGCTAAACCTAGTTCTAGTATGGCCGATAGTGGTTACCAAGATCGCGTATTCTAGGATATATTTTGTTCATATAAGCATAGACTGCTGTTTACCGTTCATATTTTCTCATctttcagaattttttaaaccgcATGATATCTGACTTTGAACTACATCGATAATTATAAGATTTTAAGTTAAAATTGGGACTTTAATTTATGCAAACTATTGGAATAAGATGTAagattttcttatatttatatacacacacatatatatgtatatatacatatttatatatatatattttatatatacatatatacatatatataaattttgtacaaatgGAAATAGTCTTCTGACTTAAGCGTTATATTTTCAGAACTGACAGATTTTCTTCCgttcaattatttatgtattatattttaatcaattcgTGATATTTATGAAGGGAAAGGCgaaattttgtacatattccttattttaatttcacaaatGTGGTCCATAAGTGAGAAGTGGAGTAAGACTTAATTCTTTTGACAATTAAGGGATTCAAATGTTATTGTATATTGGAAGCTTTTAATAgtcttatttaaatttcacataAGTACAATACAAAACAACACAAAGTAGTAATTACTGCCAGTAAATTGTAgatttactaaaaatattttttggacTAAAAATAACTATTGATTGCTACTTTCGAAGCATATCttgttaaaacaaaatttatttcagtgaacaatttttaactttacAATGATTTGTGAATCGATAGTGTCATATAGTTCATAATTATGATGAAAATCTTAAAATATGtacgaattaaatttaattaaacctaAATTAAACAACTGTTTGTAGCACTCATGGAACAAAGAGCGAGACATTTAGCGAGTTTAATAACACATTCGGCAattgtacatttaattttacgtGTCTGCATCTATCTTTGTCATGAGAAAGCGGTACATAGCActtaaacaagaaaaaaattttttaaatatgtacacGACTGTATGCCCGTAATACtttgttactttttattcttacaactatatatatcattattatgCTAAACTACACTATCGAATTATCAATATCTGTGAGGTACAGAAATATgatttatgttaaaaataaaatgatacgaGTGGTATTTATCACcggatataaaaatacaaataaaatttttttaacacaGTAATTGGCTTTCTTTTGAAAGTTCCGTTGTTACGATCCACATGTTAGACGAATGATCACTACAACATATGGATAAAATGACGAACACACATTCATATCACATATACT from Bombus pascuorum chromosome 2, iyBomPasc1.1, whole genome shotgun sequence encodes the following:
- the LOC132916479 gene encoding cyclin-dependent kinase 9; this encodes MNTKEKEKYIEEFDFPHCDESSKYEKVAKIGQGTFGEVFKARDKTCTKKFVAMKKVLMDNEKEGFPITALREIRILQLLKHENVVNLIEICRTRATQYNRYRSTFYLVFDFCEHDLAGLLSNVNVKFSLGEIKKVMQQLLNGLYYIHSNKILHRDMKAANVLITKNGILKLADFGLARAFSANKNGQPNRYTNRVVTLWYRPPELLLGDRNYGPPVDLWGAGCIMAEMWTRSPIMQGNTEQQQLILISQLCGSITTEVWPGVENLELFNKMDLPKGQKRKVKDRLKPYLKDPYACDLLDRLLILDPSKRFDSDSALNHDFFWTDPMPCDLSKMLAQHTQSMFEYLAPPRRPGHIRHPHHQVPGGPAKPSSSMADSGYQDRVF